A genome region from Schlesneria paludicola DSM 18645 includes the following:
- a CDS encoding TlpA family protein disulfide reductase: MLRPSPHAFASQTLAPDATTARRDSFRREKHRTLASVILQACWAPPLIASVILVQTSSIWTSATVFAQDNATVFAKDNAPAATHSVLHLWKGDHVAGKLVQPTESNRLGWQSPLFALPFQFDLKHVVSVHFPAPPTLPRPEGTYAIELGKGDILFGSLLELNDRRAKVDVVGIGTLDVDRTWIERIYRRTGGSELIFVGPSGLQGWNVPGEAGAWREDAGHLLTDKSGTTLQRTFPLPNQVRIEFELSWSAQPDFEMALAFDANDSKSVARAFRIEVWENELVVQRETEREANVERLQQLSGQAGRCHLQAFLDQTAGRILVYSSNGELLADLTVGTAKPQILGSLQLTNRKGDLRLERLQISQWNGDVPREVDVDKSRIHSSDGTILYGQLTAFDPEKHEFVVSHESETQQIAESQVQDVFLSHITDIPARAVRVVYLNGMKVSGDIVRVDDQQLTLKSPGIEAEIVIALNTLQSITSLVEQREPAASPTRHGRFESGGTTLQGCLIDSNPDESSCLVWQPDGSSTSSALCAGVPARIVYKESPKANKPRVPQARPAGAQGQPTRVVRKYVPGKVTGKSEAMLHLQTGDMIACEAISLDEEGLTFKSALSESTFISHRQIHALELVPDAGSATIDPKKKERLLTLPRMQRDNPPTQLIRSVDGDYLRGRLISMNDAQLQIELRLEGKIVRRDRIARIIWLHPEVMSQEGGKVPERSAVDTTNLVQALQRTMTESADKTGGDWNRMTFAPEKVEGSALIGRSDLFGVCRVNLENIDQLYVGSSIEAAMAELPFGTWKLKHSPDPLTPKEGSPGDGSEGMESSMVGKLAPDFSLKTLDGTPFRLSEQKNNIVILDFWASWCGPCLQVMPQIDKVTEEFAGQGVRLYAVNLEEKPEQVKAALERLKLSTTVVLDRDGRVAEKYGATSIPQTVIIDREGKVARLFVGGGARFDEQLRAALKAVLSNETPKAE; encoded by the coding sequence GTGCTCAGGCCATCACCGCACGCCTTCGCTTCCCAAACACTCGCACCGGACGCGACGACGGCCAGGCGCGATTCGTTCAGGCGTGAGAAACATCGAACTCTCGCTTCGGTCATCCTGCAAGCGTGCTGGGCACCTCCGCTGATTGCGAGCGTGATCCTGGTTCAAACGTCGTCAATCTGGACATCCGCGACTGTCTTTGCGCAAGACAACGCGACCGTCTTTGCGAAAGACAATGCGCCTGCGGCCACTCATTCGGTGCTGCATTTGTGGAAGGGCGATCATGTCGCTGGCAAGCTTGTCCAACCGACAGAATCGAATCGTCTCGGCTGGCAATCCCCCTTGTTCGCCTTGCCGTTTCAGTTCGACCTCAAGCACGTCGTATCGGTTCACTTTCCTGCCCCTCCAACATTGCCGCGTCCCGAGGGGACTTATGCGATCGAATTGGGAAAAGGCGACATTCTGTTTGGTTCCTTATTGGAACTGAATGACCGGCGCGCAAAAGTGGACGTGGTGGGGATCGGCACGCTGGACGTCGACCGGACCTGGATTGAACGGATCTATCGCCGGACAGGCGGCAGCGAACTGATTTTCGTCGGCCCGAGTGGGTTGCAAGGGTGGAACGTGCCTGGCGAGGCAGGCGCGTGGCGGGAAGACGCCGGACATTTGTTGACAGATAAGTCAGGAACAACCCTTCAACGGACGTTCCCTTTGCCCAATCAGGTCCGAATCGAGTTCGAGCTTTCCTGGTCCGCGCAGCCGGATTTCGAAATGGCCCTGGCGTTCGACGCAAATGACTCAAAATCCGTCGCACGCGCGTTTCGGATTGAAGTCTGGGAAAATGAACTCGTCGTTCAGCGTGAAACCGAACGTGAAGCCAACGTTGAACGCCTGCAGCAATTGTCAGGGCAGGCAGGGCGTTGCCACCTGCAAGCATTTCTCGACCAGACCGCGGGACGAATCCTCGTCTACTCGTCCAATGGCGAGTTGCTGGCCGATCTCACCGTCGGTACCGCAAAACCGCAAATTCTCGGCAGTCTCCAGTTAACCAACCGAAAGGGTGATCTCCGACTTGAGCGACTGCAAATCAGTCAATGGAATGGCGATGTTCCCCGCGAGGTGGACGTCGATAAATCGCGCATCCATTCCAGTGACGGAACGATTCTATACGGGCAGCTGACTGCGTTCGATCCGGAAAAACACGAGTTCGTCGTCAGTCACGAATCCGAAACGCAGCAGATTGCCGAGAGTCAGGTTCAAGACGTTTTTCTTTCGCATATCACCGACATTCCGGCACGCGCCGTCCGCGTCGTTTATCTGAACGGGATGAAAGTCAGCGGTGACATCGTACGCGTCGACGATCAGCAGCTCACATTGAAATCCCCCGGAATCGAGGCAGAGATCGTGATCGCCTTAAACACGCTGCAGTCGATTACATCACTGGTCGAACAGCGCGAACCTGCCGCGTCGCCGACTCGGCACGGACGATTCGAGTCCGGTGGAACGACGTTGCAGGGATGCCTGATCGACAGCAATCCCGACGAATCCAGTTGCCTGGTCTGGCAGCCCGACGGCAGCTCAACATCCAGCGCCCTCTGCGCCGGTGTTCCCGCCAGAATCGTCTACAAAGAGTCTCCCAAGGCAAACAAACCGCGCGTCCCGCAGGCTCGCCCAGCGGGGGCGCAAGGACAACCAACACGAGTCGTCAGGAAGTATGTCCCCGGCAAGGTCACGGGCAAATCCGAAGCGATGCTTCATCTTCAAACAGGCGACATGATCGCGTGCGAAGCCATTTCACTTGATGAGGAAGGCTTGACCTTCAAATCAGCGTTGTCCGAATCCACGTTCATTTCTCATCGTCAGATCCACGCCCTCGAACTGGTACCAGACGCCGGTTCGGCAACAATCGACCCGAAAAAGAAAGAACGCTTGCTGACACTGCCACGCATGCAGCGCGACAATCCTCCCACTCAGTTGATCAGATCGGTCGATGGTGACTACTTGCGAGGACGGCTGATCTCGATGAACGATGCTCAGCTACAGATCGAGCTGCGTCTGGAAGGAAAAATCGTACGCCGGGACCGGATCGCCCGAATCATCTGGTTGCATCCCGAAGTGATGTCGCAGGAAGGCGGCAAAGTTCCCGAACGATCTGCCGTTGATACGACGAACCTTGTTCAAGCCCTCCAGCGGACGATGACCGAGTCGGCGGACAAAACGGGTGGCGACTGGAATCGGATGACGTTCGCCCCGGAAAAGGTGGAAGGCAGCGCACTGATTGGACGAAGCGACCTGTTCGGGGTCTGCCGTGTCAATCTAGAGAATATCGACCAGTTGTACGTCGGCTCGTCGATCGAAGCGGCGATGGCCGAACTTCCGTTCGGAACATGGAAGCTCAAGCATTCACCCGATCCGCTGACCCCCAAAGAAGGCAGCCCCGGCGACGGAAGCGAAGGCATGGAATCATCGATGGTCGGCAAGTTGGCCCCGGATTTTTCCTTGAAAACGCTGGATGGCACACCCTTCCGTTTGTCTGAACAGAAGAACAATATCGTCATCCTCGATTTCTGGGCTTCGTGGTGTGGCCCCTGCCTGCAGGTCATGCCGCAGATCGACAAGGTGACCGAAGAATTTGCAGGGCAAGGGGTCCGGCTGTATGCGGTCAACCTGGAAGAAAAACCGGAACAAGTAAAAGCTGCCCTTGAACGTCTGAAATTGTCGACGACGGTCGTTCTAGACCGCGACGGTCGTGTCGCCGAAAAGTACGGCGCGACATCGATTCCCCAAACCGTCATTATTGATCGCGAGGGAAAAGTCGCCCGCCTGTTCGTTGGCGGGGGAGCTCGTTTTGATGAGCAACTTCGCGCCGCGCTCAAGGCGGTTCTGTCTAATGAGACACCAAAAGCAGAGTGA
- a CDS encoding prenyltransferase/squalene oxidase repeat-containing protein has protein sequence MLVTSCLIALTSSALAQAPSARFGEVVPRDVREIYDRGLQYLISSQNEAGDWKNGGEHGPGVTGLCLMVFLASGEDPNYGLYSNNVRRAIRSIISGQDGSTGYYAGQRGNSSMYNHGFSMLAIAEAYGAVDDRNLWTDADKNRRSIGQSLELAVRAAITSQKKNPLGGWRYSPDATDADTSVSGAVLVGLLAARNAGIEVPDEAIDRAVKYFTQMTSPAGQVGYTGQFGGGFDESIPRISIATLIYAVSRRKDLSQYKATLGYLTQRIENTSQDHWAEYGRYYQAQALFQGDVEAWEKWNKLLVRQLKQSQAADGSIPGQMGASVGTSMSCLALALNYRFLPIYER, from the coding sequence ATGCTGGTGACGTCCTGTCTGATCGCCCTGACGTCGTCCGCCCTGGCACAGGCCCCGTCCGCTCGGTTTGGGGAAGTCGTGCCGCGAGACGTCCGCGAGATCTATGACCGCGGTCTGCAGTATCTCATCTCCAGCCAGAACGAAGCGGGGGATTGGAAAAACGGTGGCGAGCACGGTCCTGGAGTGACCGGTCTGTGCCTGATGGTCTTCCTGGCCTCGGGCGAAGATCCCAACTACGGGCTCTATAGCAATAATGTTCGACGCGCCATTCGAAGTATCATCTCAGGCCAGGATGGAAGCACCGGCTACTACGCGGGACAGCGAGGAAACAGCAGCATGTACAACCATGGTTTCTCCATGCTGGCCATTGCCGAGGCTTACGGTGCCGTCGACGATCGAAATCTTTGGACGGACGCCGATAAGAACCGCCGCTCGATCGGACAGTCGCTGGAACTGGCGGTCCGGGCGGCGATCACCTCGCAGAAAAAGAATCCTCTGGGCGGCTGGCGATATTCCCCCGACGCGACGGATGCCGACACGTCCGTCAGCGGCGCGGTTCTGGTGGGATTGCTCGCGGCACGCAATGCTGGCATCGAAGTCCCGGACGAGGCAATCGATCGCGCGGTGAAGTACTTCACTCAGATGACGTCGCCAGCAGGGCAGGTGGGCTATACGGGCCAGTTCGGCGGAGGATTTGACGAATCGATTCCGCGGATTTCGATTGCAACCCTGATCTATGCCGTTTCACGTCGAAAAGATCTCTCGCAATATAAAGCGACGCTCGGATACCTGACCCAACGTATCGAGAACACCTCTCAGGATCATTGGGCCGAATATGGACGCTACTACCAGGCGCAAGCGCTGTTTCAAGGCGATGTTGAAGCCTGGGAAAAGTGGAACAAGCTCCTGGTTCGACAACTCAAGCAATCGCAGGCCGCGGATGGCAGTATTCCCGGTCAAATGGGCGCCTCGGTAGGAACATCCATGTCGTGCCTCGCACTGGCGCTGAACTACCGCTTCCTGCCGATTTATGAACGCTAA